GTGGCCGATGCGACCTTGTATGCACTTCACCCGGAAGACGTTCTTCGCCAGCGGACTGTGCGTCTAGAGCCAGGCGACGGGGATGGTTTCGCTTTCACCTCTCCAGCCAAGTCGTTTCAGGCTAATTCCTGGGGCATCTACGACACCCATGGCAACGTGTGGGAATGGTGCCAAGACAAGTATTCCGATCGCTACTATGACGACATGCTCTCCGAAGCTCGCAAGAAGGGCTCGCGGACTCAACCTGAGCCAATCGTCGATCCGCAAGGTCCCGATAATACGCCAAAGCATCAACATGGCGATTGGCGTTCGCTACGCGGAGGATCTTGGTACGTGGCACCTCTGCAATGCCGATCATCGGTACGGGCGTTTGCTGAAGCCCATGATGCGTTTAGCTACATTGGTTTCCGCATCGTTCGCCAGGAAGAATAGCCTTTCCCCGAAACCAACTATAACTATGCTCGGAAGGAACTTTCAGTCACAACTATTTCTTCCGCTCAGGGCAAAGGTAACTAATGGGGGCGTCAACTTCGCTACCTGTTATAGTGGTATCTCACTCAAAGATCTCATCTGGTACAACGAAAAGCACAACAACGCAAATAGGGAAAGCAACCGCCACAAGCTAGCGCGGCATGGAGGTTTCTGTTGGTGATCCTATGCATAAACGATGGCGAAGCCTCTGGCTGTCCATACACCGGTGGCTAGGCATAGTCGCGGGGCTCATGTTTGTTCTCATGGGTCTCACCGGCAGCTTTCTTGTTTTCCATCATGCAATTGATGCGTGGCTCAATCCGGATTTGCTTCATAGTAGCGACGCAACTTCGTCTCGACCCCTAGAGGAGATTTTGACCGTTGCCAGAGAGATTGGCCTAAAGGATGGCAAGGTATTGCGATATGCCGACGCCCCGCACGAGGCAGGCGGTGTCTGGAACATTTGGTTTCTAGGGAAAGATAAGGGGGCCGCGTTCCATCATGTATATATCGATCCCGCTACGGCAGATGTGACCGGACAACGTGTCCGGGGGAAGTATTTGGCCACATGGATCTTTAAGCTGCATATCGAACTATTTGCCGGACGCCGTGGTGCAATCCTGGTGGGTATTTCCGGAATCCTGTTGATGGTCTCACTGACATCCGGCGTCTATCTTTGGTGGCCGCTATGGAAGCATAGTTGGCGGTCTGCGTTTGCGGTTCGGCGTGGTTCGCGACTTGTGTTCGACTTGCATAAAGTGCTGGGACTCGTCAGTGTTCCGCTGCTCATGATGATTGCCTTTTCCGGCGTTTATATGGTCTTTCCCGCCTGGTTCGAGCCCCTTGGAAAGTTGTTGAATACCCAAGCCGACTCCCAACCACCGGCCCTCGTTTCCCGCCCCGCTCGTGACTCTGCTCGGATTAGTTCCGATCAAGCCATTGCGATTGGCCTGAGTCAGCTACCTGGATCCAAATTGCACCGAGTCTATTTTCCCACGAGTGAAGACGGCGTTTACGCAATTCGACTGCGTCAGCCAGAGGATATTCGACGCACCACCGGCAGCAGTCGTGTTTGGATTGAGCAATACAGTGGAGAGGTGTTGGCCGTTCGCGATTGGAATGAGCAGTCAGCGATCGATACATTCTTTGCCTGGCAATTGCCATTGCACAACGGTGAAGCGTTTGGGCTCGCAGGACAATGCGTCGTATTCGCAGCAGGGTTTTTACCAGCCTTTTTGTACGGCACAGGCCTATGGTTGTGGTGGCGGAAAGGACGAGCCAAGCGTCGCCAGAGAAAGGAACTGCTTATCGCGGCACAAAACGACGAAGCCTGAAAAAAATGAACCGCACTGCTCTAGGTTTTGCTGTCTCCCGGCGTTTACCCTCCTATGCAACTAGCTCAACTATCTGGCATCCTGTTTATCCCTACGTGTCCTTCCAGGAATGCCCTATATCCTAATGGGCCGACGAACAGAGGCTTGTCCCAGAAACCATTCGAACGGAGCCCACGCTCTTTCGTAAGTACGGCTAGCTGAGGCTGGCCAGCATGGCCTTGGCGGCCTTTGACAATTCGCGGCCCGAAGTTGGCTGGAAGTAGGGGCGGTTGAGGATCTTAGGGCCGACGATTGCGGCATAGTCAAGTTGTTCGTATGCGCTGGGGTCGGTCACGTAACCTGTTTCGTCGTCTGTGTAACCTACGACAAGCGTATGCTCGAATGGTGATGTCTTGCGAATCTCGATCCCGTAGTAGCTATAAAGTTCGGTCGGCTGGAACAGCATGCCGATCGGACCAAGCGATATGGCCGACATCGGTGCGGCCAGCCCCTGGGGCTCAGCAGGCCAGTCTTTGGCCGCTGCGTACCAATCGGCAGCGAAGGGAGGGTCGACCCACGTTCCTCCACTGCAGGTCTCGGGATGGGTGCGGTACGCTTCGACGTCTCGGGCAACCCGCTGGTGGTCGTACGGTAAAAGAAACTTGCCAGCGGTCGGTCGGATCTCTTGCACTGGAACCGAAACAGAGGAACTCAACGCATCTTTTATTGCTGAATAAACGGCATTCGCTGACTGATCAGGAGTGCCAATCCAACGCTTGCCGTCGCCTGGGTTCACGTCGCCGGCATGGCCCTGCCAGAAGCCTGGTTCGACTCCTTCCGAATCCTTTACCATATTCACGACCATTCCCACCCAGTCGGGGCCTGAAAGGGTGTCGGTGAAACAAACCGGGTGCGAAGAAAAGTGGTACCAGATGATATCTGGCTTTCCTGCTACTCGCTGAAAACGAAGCGTTTGCAATAGTGTGTCTACCCATCGCTCAGCGTCTGTCGAGTTCTGATCGAACTCCAGGTCGGTTCGATGGTTGGGCGTTGTGCGATTGAAGTTCGCCCCTTTGGCTTGTGCCTTTCCAAGAAAGAGTTCCGCCGGCGCGAGATCGGCGTAGGCCAATTTGATCGATTGCACGACGGCATCAATCGTCTGGACCATGTAGGCTTCCGGGATCTTTCCCCATTGACGCAAGTGGATAAATGACGGAGTCGAATGCGTGTGCGTCGCGGTAATGTGCACGTTTTGAGCAGGAATACCGAGTTCGCCTTGCACACGCGACTGTACCTTTTGGGTGAAGTCGGAAGAAACTGCCAATACGTCGAGCGAGACGAGGGCGACTTCGACATCGCCACAACGCAGCGCAATAGCACGGGAAGCAGTTGGCTGACGAACGCCGGTGGCGACACGCGGATTATCAGGCGGTCGATGGAAGCCCCCCAGTTCAACGCCATTAGGAACCGAGGTGTCGACGATCCCTTGCCCGGCCTGCAACCGCGGGGACGTGGAAGAGGCGAACAGCGGAGCGGTGCTACCTGCGAGACCGATCGCTGCGCTGCTGCGTATTGTCTCCTTCAGGAACGAGCGGCGGTGAATTGAACGATTCATGAGCATTCCAGGCAGGGAAGGGGGAAGCGATTGGCAGGCAGTTAGGCACTGCTGCAATTGTGGCGAAAACTTGATGCCATTTAAAGAATTCTATGGGCTGGCATCAATCAATTTTGCTGAAACGTGAATTGTTGAGCATCGGCCTTTGGGGGGTAGGCGATGAATACGGCCATTGTTGAATTTATCGATGGACAATCCAGCGGAGTCCCTTTTTAATTGGGAATAGTAATGCTGAATCGAGCGTCGAGGTACACGAGAATTCACCAACCTCACTCCAAGCGTCGTCGTGCAGAAGCGACTACCATGTCGCCGCATGCAGACACGACGTTTCCCGCCAACACTTTTCCTCGAAAGTCAGTCCGCTATGCTGCGATATCCATTGCTCGCATCGTTCTTTCTGTTCTTGGCCTGCTGCCAGGCCAACGCTAACGACGCCAATCGGTTGACTTACCTAGACCAGTTCTGCGATCCCTATTACGTCGGGCGTGACTTTCCGAAGCTGACAACACCCCAGTGGATCGGTGATGACAAGGTGGAAGGGGTTGTCGTTCTTGCGATTGATGACCTCCGCGATACAGCAAAGTACGAAGCGTATCTACGCCCGATCTTTGAGCGTCTGAAGAAGATCAACGGCTCCGCTAGCGTCAGCATCATGACGAATTCGGTCGACGTGAATAATCCGATCCTGCAAACCTGGCTAGCCGAAGGAGTAGGGCTCGATGCTCATACGGCAACGCATCCTTGCCCATGTCTTCAAGGAGGAGACTTTGAAGCGGGAAAGCGTTCCTATGAAGATTGCGTCGACATGCTATTTTCCATTCCGAATAGTCGCCCAGTCGCGTTTCGGTTTCCCTGCATGGACTCGAAAAATACTCCCAGCCCACGCATGATCGCCGAGGTTCTGGCCAGCACAACCGAAAAGGGGAATTTCCTACAAATCGACTCATCTGTCGTCATTGCCCACACGGCGGATGATCCGGAGCTCCCGCGAGATTTGGTTATCGATGCCGACGGCCAAGGACGCTTTACCAAATACATTCCTTTTCCCTCGTTTGTCAACAAAGTCGAAAACTACCCTTATCCCTACGTCATCGGTCGTAAGATTTGG
Above is a genomic segment from Blastopirellula marina containing:
- a CDS encoding neutral/alkaline non-lysosomal ceramidase N-terminal domain-containing protein, with the protein product MNRSIHRRSFLKETIRSSAAIGLAGSTAPLFASSTSPRLQAGQGIVDTSVPNGVELGGFHRPPDNPRVATGVRQPTASRAIALRCGDVEVALVSLDVLAVSSDFTQKVQSRVQGELGIPAQNVHITATHTHSTPSFIHLRQWGKIPEAYMVQTIDAVVQSIKLAYADLAPAELFLGKAQAKGANFNRTTPNHRTDLEFDQNSTDAERWVDTLLQTLRFQRVAGKPDIIWYHFSSHPVCFTDTLSGPDWVGMVVNMVKDSEGVEPGFWQGHAGDVNPGDGKRWIGTPDQSANAVYSAIKDALSSSVSVPVQEIRPTAGKFLLPYDHQRVARDVEAYRTHPETCSGGTWVDPPFAADWYAAAKDWPAEPQGLAAPMSAISLGPIGMLFQPTELYSYYGIEIRKTSPFEHTLVVGYTDDETGYVTDPSAYEQLDYAAIVGPKILNRPYFQPTSGRELSKAAKAMLASLS
- a CDS encoding PepSY-associated TM helix domain-containing protein gives rise to the protein MHKRWRSLWLSIHRWLGIVAGLMFVLMGLTGSFLVFHHAIDAWLNPDLLHSSDATSSRPLEEILTVAREIGLKDGKVLRYADAPHEAGGVWNIWFLGKDKGAAFHHVYIDPATADVTGQRVRGKYLATWIFKLHIELFAGRRGAILVGISGILLMVSLTSGVYLWWPLWKHSWRSAFAVRRGSRLVFDLHKVLGLVSVPLLMMIAFSGVYMVFPAWFEPLGKLLNTQADSQPPALVSRPARDSARISSDQAIAIGLSQLPGSKLHRVYFPTSEDGVYAIRLRQPEDIRRTTGSSRVWIEQYSGEVLAVRDWNEQSAIDTFFAWQLPLHNGEAFGLAGQCVVFAAGFLPAFLYGTGLWLWWRKGRAKRRQRKELLIAAQNDEA